The following proteins come from a genomic window of Tistrella bauzanensis:
- a CDS encoding DJ-1/PfpI family protein, giving the protein MTDIPAPSRAGLLIFPGITALDMVGPWEVFLRIPGWAPLLVGRDDQPVAADGGLMLTPHATIADCPPLDLLLIPGGGGIDALLADDAVLDFVRAQAATTAHGIASVCTGALLLGAAGLLRGTRATTHWASHDLLAIFGAIPVADRVVVDGRIASGGGVTAGIDIAVALAARIAGPDVAAGIELAIEYAPEPPMGAGRPDTAPPAVLDAVTTAFADRIARRRALAEAAAARFTTG; this is encoded by the coding sequence ATGACCGACATCCCTGCCCCCAGCCGCGCCGGCCTGCTGATCTTTCCCGGCATCACCGCCCTCGACATGGTCGGCCCATGGGAGGTGTTCCTGCGCATCCCCGGCTGGGCGCCGCTGCTGGTCGGGCGCGACGACCAGCCGGTCGCGGCCGATGGCGGGCTGATGCTAACGCCGCACGCCACGATCGCCGACTGCCCGCCGCTCGACCTGTTGCTGATCCCCGGTGGCGGCGGCATCGACGCGCTGCTGGCCGATGACGCGGTGCTCGATTTCGTCCGCGCCCAGGCGGCCACCACCGCCCATGGCATCGCGTCGGTCTGCACCGGCGCATTGCTGCTGGGTGCGGCCGGGCTGCTGCGCGGGACGCGCGCCACCACCCATTGGGCGTCCCATGATCTGCTGGCGATCTTCGGCGCGATCCCGGTCGCGGACCGGGTGGTGGTCGATGGCCGCATCGCCAGCGGCGGCGGGGTCACCGCCGGCATCGACATCGCGGTGGCACTGGCCGCCCGCATCGCCGGCCCCGACGTCGCCGCCGGCATCGAGCTTGCCATCGAATACGCCCCTGAACCGCCGATGGGCGCCGGCCGGCCCGACACGGCGCCGCCGGCGGTGCTGGATGCCGTCACCACGGCCTTCGCCGACCGCATCGCCCGCCGCCGCGCCCTGGCCGAAGCGGCTGCCGCCCGGTTCACCACCGGCTGA
- a CDS encoding GlxA family transcriptional regulator: protein MREIVFLGFAQAQLLDVTGPFQVFATANDLLIAGGRAPVYGLRYLAGGGGPVATTAGLMLMAEPAAVLDRLQPHTLMVAGGEGVNAAIRDRDLLDRLQRGAARSVRVASVCSGALVLAAAGLLDGRRATTHWCRTDEFRRRFPRVTLDPDQIWVQDGPVWTSAGITAGIDLALALVEADEGPALARAVARQLVVFLRRPGGQSQFSPLLPKPATAAEDDFLALRIQATADPAADLTVPALAARAGMGVRAFARAFRAATGETPARWVEAMRIDAACRALESGAGSIKSVAVTAGFGDDERMRRAFLRRLGVTPDIYRSRFGSAA from the coding sequence ATGCGCGAGATCGTTTTTCTGGGGTTCGCCCAGGCCCAGCTTCTGGACGTGACCGGGCCGTTCCAGGTCTTTGCCACCGCCAACGACCTGCTGATCGCCGGCGGCAGGGCGCCGGTCTATGGGCTGCGCTATCTGGCAGGCGGAGGCGGGCCGGTCGCGACCACGGCGGGGCTGATGCTGATGGCCGAACCCGCGGCGGTGCTGGACAGGCTGCAGCCGCACACGCTGATGGTGGCGGGCGGCGAGGGGGTGAATGCCGCCATCCGCGACCGGGATCTTCTCGACCGGTTGCAGCGCGGTGCCGCGCGCTCGGTGCGGGTGGCCTCGGTCTGCTCCGGCGCGCTGGTGCTGGCAGCGGCGGGGCTGCTCGACGGCCGCCGCGCCACCACCCATTGGTGCCGCACCGACGAATTCCGGCGACGATTTCCGCGGGTGACCCTGGACCCGGACCAGATCTGGGTGCAGGACGGACCGGTCTGGACCTCGGCCGGCATCACCGCTGGCATCGATCTGGCCCTGGCGCTGGTGGAAGCGGATGAAGGCCCGGCGCTCGCACGGGCGGTGGCCCGGCAATTGGTGGTGTTCCTGCGCCGCCCCGGCGGCCAGTCGCAGTTCAGCCCGCTGCTGCCGAAGCCGGCGACGGCCGCCGAGGATGATTTCCTGGCCCTGCGCATTCAGGCCACCGCCGATCCGGCCGCCGATCTGACCGTGCCGGCGCTGGCCGCCCGCGCCGGCATGGGGGTGCGTGCCTTTGCCCGCGCCTTTCGCGCCGCCACCGGCGAGACCCCGGCGCGCTGGGTTGAGGCGATGCGGATCGATGCCGCCTGCCGGGCGCTGGAATCCGGTGCCGGCTCGATCAAATCCGTGGCCGTGACGGCGGGCTTCGGCGATGACGAACGCATGCGCCGCGCCTTTCTGCGCCGGTTGGGCGTGACACCGGATATTTATCGATCCCGGTTCGGCAGCGCGGCCTGA